A DNA window from Helianthus annuus cultivar XRQ/B chromosome 15, HanXRQr2.0-SUNRISE, whole genome shotgun sequence contains the following coding sequences:
- the LOC110913929 gene encoding uncharacterized protein LOC110913929 yields the protein MADELPLWFPPMSSDDSSDSSILFFQNLIEEAELQDTGTSNRRRYIERQREEGHETLMADYFVEDPKYNEDIFRHRFRMSKRLFLKIVSDVEENDPWFVEAPDARGRKGFTPLQKVTSAIKQLATGNTPDENDEYLHMAERTSRECLEYFCDTVCKIYGPEFLRRPTSHGMALLYQAHEEKHHLPEYRGQYMRGDHRYPTIMLEAVASQDLWFWHAFAGPPGSQNDINSIPYPHEVNEKKFKRQHEAARKDVERAFGVLKGKWGVLSRPMRARSVKKIRNVVYTCIILHNMILKDDGKAIAPVHIRDPPVEPALDDTVLGELLNEDTHWRLKHDLIDHLASQDLPHLLADSDED from the exons ATGGCGGATGAACTCCCGTTATGGTTCCCACCCATGAGTAGCGACGATTCATCCGATAGTAGCattcttttttttcaaaatctcatcgaaGAAGCCGAACTTCAAGACACCGGCACATCTAACCGAAGGAGATATATTGAACGTCAACGTGAGGAGGggcatgagacactcatggcgGATTATTTTGTCGAAGACCCGAAGTACAACGAAGATATCTTTCGGCATAGGTTCCGTATGTCGAAacgtttgtttctaaaaattgtGTCCGACGTGGAAGAGAACGACCCGTGGTTTGTAGAGGCCCCCGATGCGCGAGGTAGGAAGGGCTTTACGCCCTTGCAAAAGGTGACATCGGCTATTAAACAGCTCGCAACTGGAAACACTCCAGACGAGAACGACGAGTACTTGCATATGGCCGAAAGAACTTCCCGCGAGTGCCTAGAATATTTTTGTGACACGGTTTGCAAAATATATGGTCCAGAGTTCTTACGTAGACCGACAAGCCACGGCATGGCACTTTTATACCAAGCTCATGAGGAAAAACATCACCTTCCAG AGTATCGAGGCCAATATATGCGAGGAGATCATAGATACCCGACTATTATGCTCGAAGCGGTTGCTTCTCAAGACTTATGGTTTTGGCATGCTTTTGCCGGTCCACCGGGTTCTCAAAACGATATCAAT tcgatCCCTTACCCTCACGAAGTAAACGAAAAGAAATTCAAGAGGCAACATGAGGCGGCAAGAAAAGACGtcgaacgggcttttggtgttttgaagGGGAAATGGGGTGTATTGAGTCGACCGATGCGAGCAAGATCGGTTAAAAAAATTAGGAATGTCGTGTACACGTgtattattttacacaacatgattttgaaagacgATGGAAAGGCGATAGCACCGGTGCACATTCGGGATCCTCCGGTCGAGCCGgctctagacgatacggtgctGGGCGAGTTGTTGAATGAAGACACCCATTGGAGACTCAAACACGATCTCATAGATCATCTCGCAAGTCAAGATTTACCCCATCTTTTGGCCGATTCCGACGAAGACTAG